In a genomic window of Canis lupus dingo isolate Sandy chromosome 35, ASM325472v2, whole genome shotgun sequence:
- the LOC112657005 gene encoding histone H2B type 1-A — protein MPELTSKGTTISKKGFKRAVAKTQKKEGKKRRRCRKESYSIYIYKVLKQVHPDTGISSKAMGIMNSFVNDIFERIAGEASRLAHYNKRSTITSREIQTAVRLLLPGELAKHAVSEGTKAVTKYTSSK, from the coding sequence ATGCCGGAGCTGACTTCGAAGGGCACTACCATCTCCAAGAAAGGCTTCAAGAGAGCTGTAGCCAAAAcccagaagaaagagggaaagaagcgCAGGAGATGCCGGAAAGAGAGCTATTCTATCTACATCTATAAGGTGCTGAAGCAGGTGCACCCCGACACGGGCATCTCGTCCAAGGCCATGGGCATCATGAACTCGTTCGTCAACGACATCTTCGAGCGCATCGCGGGCGAGGCGTCGCGCCTGGCGCATTACAACAAGCGCTCGACCATCACGTCCAGGGAGATCCAGACGGCCGTGCGCCTGCTGCTGCCCGGGGAGCTGGCCAAGCACGCCGTGTCCGAGGGCACCAAGGCCGTCACCAAGTACACCAGCTCCAAATAA